The proteins below are encoded in one region of Pseudoduganella armeniaca:
- a CDS encoding FKBP-type peptidyl-prolyl cis-trans isomerase translates to MKKLISSCLLGLGLTLALAGCNRAEAPKPADATPVALQKIDTVPGTGKEALAGSTAVVHYTGWLYAPNADLQHGAQFDSSRGRDPFSFRLGAGQVIQGWDEGVQGMKVGGKRTLIVPAAMGYGASGAGPIPPNANLLFEVELLDVK, encoded by the coding sequence ATGAAAAAACTGATTTCCAGCTGCCTGCTCGGCCTGGGCCTGACCCTGGCGCTGGCCGGCTGCAATCGCGCCGAGGCACCGAAACCGGCGGACGCGACCCCGGTCGCGCTGCAGAAGATCGATACCGTGCCGGGCACCGGCAAGGAAGCGCTGGCCGGCAGCACGGCCGTCGTCCATTACACTGGCTGGCTGTATGCGCCCAATGCGGACTTGCAGCACGGCGCGCAGTTCGACTCGTCGCGCGGGCGCGATCCGTTCAGCTTCCGGCTGGGGGCCGGCCAGGTGATCCAGGGCTGGGACGAAGGCGTGCAGGGCATGAAGGTGGGCGGCAAGCGCACGCTGATCGTGCCGGCCGCGATGGGCTATGGCGCCAGCGGCGCGGGACCGATTCCGCCCAATGCCAACCTGCTCTTCGAGGTCGAGCTGCTCGACGTGAAGTAG
- a CDS encoding pyridoxamine 5'-phosphate oxidase family protein, translating to MDGTLPSPWHDGERALQRSVGLEQRMEEVGRKVVRPYMPDQHRDFFAQLPFAVIGSVDDAGDAWATLRAGAPGFLYSPEPRVLRVALDTEGDDPAKAGLRDGAAVGLLGIELHTRRRNRVNGSLRAVAGGYELDVAESFGNCPQYITVRDWSAAPAEPAPAQALAALGARERDLIGTAATLFVASYADTAAGRRVDVSHRGGAPGFVQVGPDGTLTVPDYPGNRFFNTLGNLLLNGRAGLVFVDFARGDLLQLSGDAQVILDDAALPGAERLWRFTPRRIVWRGGALPLRWVNR from the coding sequence ATGGACGGCACCCTGCCATCGCCGTGGCACGACGGCGAACGCGCACTGCAGCGCAGCGTGGGCCTGGAGCAGCGCATGGAGGAAGTGGGTCGCAAGGTCGTGCGGCCCTACATGCCGGACCAGCACCGCGACTTCTTCGCCCAACTGCCGTTTGCGGTGATCGGCAGCGTGGACGACGCCGGCGACGCCTGGGCCACCCTGCGCGCCGGCGCGCCGGGTTTCCTATACTCGCCCGAGCCGCGTGTCCTGCGCGTCGCGCTGGACACCGAAGGGGACGATCCGGCCAAGGCGGGCCTGCGCGATGGCGCCGCCGTCGGCCTGCTGGGCATCGAGCTGCACACGCGCCGGCGCAACCGCGTCAACGGCAGCCTGCGCGCGGTGGCCGGCGGCTATGAGCTGGACGTGGCGGAATCGTTTGGCAACTGCCCGCAATATATAACGGTGCGCGACTGGTCGGCCGCGCCCGCCGAGCCGGCGCCGGCGCAGGCGCTGGCGGCGTTGGGGGCGCGCGAACGGGACCTGATCGGCACGGCGGCCACGTTGTTCGTGGCCAGCTATGCCGACACGGCGGCGGGCCGGCGCGTGGACGTCTCGCACCGGGGCGGCGCGCCCGGCTTCGTGCAGGTCGGGCCGGACGGCACGTTGACGGTGCCGGACTACCCGGGCAATCGCTTCTTCAACACCCTGGGCAACCTGCTGCTGAACGGCCGCGCCGGCCTGGTCTTCGTCGACTTCGCCCGTGGCGACCTGTTGCAGCTGAGTGGCGACGCGCAAGTGATCCTGGACGATGCCGCGTTGCCGGGCGCCGAACGGCTGTGGCGCTTCACGCCGCGGCGCAT
- a CDS encoding glutathione S-transferase family protein: MKLHYHPISGHAHRVHNFLSILGLPHELVHVDLTRAEQKGAPFLALNPFGQIPVLEDDGHVIADSNAILVYLARRYAPQWLPATPLEEAAVQRWLSVAAGEVAFGMAAARIVQLFGRGDDMAPLVARAHRILALMEAQLEGRQWLALDVPTIADISLYSYAARAPEGNVDLAPYPNVRAWLARVEALPGFAPFASTPVGLAA; encoded by the coding sequence ATGAAACTGCACTACCATCCGATCTCCGGTCACGCGCACCGCGTGCATAACTTCCTCTCCATCCTGGGTCTGCCGCATGAGCTGGTGCACGTCGACCTGACCCGCGCCGAGCAGAAAGGTGCGCCGTTCCTGGCGCTCAACCCGTTCGGCCAGATTCCAGTGCTGGAGGACGACGGCCATGTGATCGCCGATTCCAACGCCATCCTGGTCTACCTGGCGCGCCGCTACGCGCCGCAGTGGCTGCCGGCCACGCCGCTGGAAGAAGCGGCGGTGCAGCGCTGGCTGTCGGTGGCTGCGGGCGAGGTGGCGTTCGGCATGGCTGCCGCGCGCATCGTGCAGCTGTTCGGACGGGGCGACGACATGGCGCCGCTGGTGGCGCGTGCCCACCGCATCCTGGCGCTGATGGAGGCGCAGCTGGAAGGGCGCCAGTGGCTGGCGTTGGACGTGCCGACGATCGCCGACATCTCGCTGTACAGCTACGCGGCGCGCGCGCCTGAGGGCAATGTCGACCTGGCGCCGTACCCGAACGTGCGTGCCTGGCTGGCGCGGGTGGAAGCGCTGCCGGGCTTCGCGCCGTTCGCCAGCACGCCCGTCGGGCTGGCGGCCTGA